The following coding sequences are from one Bacteroidales bacterium window:
- the tssD gene encoding type VI secretion system tube protein TssD produces the protein MDEIKLDIENLKDVKVYSVSYGANLPVSGLEANAAAARLSFSDLSLNIELTDKTEFFQWITTKKKIGGTIKIEDFNNPGSNLREIKFSDAYLTSLSESFSGGGGGGMSISIAFTKIDMNGVKYDVKAGK, from the coding sequence ATGGATGAAATTAAACTGGACATTGAAAACTTAAAAGACGTTAAGGTTTACAGCGTATCGTATGGCGCAAATCTTCCTGTATCAGGCCTTGAGGCTAATGCAGCCGCAGCAAGGCTATCGTTTTCTGATCTTTCGCTTAACATAGAACTCACCGATAAAACGGAGTTCTTTCAGTGGATAACGACTAAAAAGAAAATCGGTGGAACCATAAAAATTGAGGATTTTAATAATCCCGGATCCAACCTGAGGGAAATAAAATTCAGTGATGCCTATCTTACATCCTTAAGTGAATCATTCAGCGGTGGAGGCGGAGGAGGAATGAGCATTTCAATTGCATTCACCAAAATTGACATGAACGGGGTCAAATACGATGTGAAGGCAGGTAAATAA
- a CDS encoding GPW/gp25 family protein: protein MDKYYSIPLNTASLLEKKKHPACDIRESIRMNINMIIKTHFREYRYNQSYGCLIWNQDYSTVTNISKWLEDLRSSVVDSIESNEPRISKTEVKIDLEEAEVFERFKGQPLRLKHKLTLEIRGVISHLNEPFEHFEFLFFSPLSVA from the coding sequence GTGGATAAATATTATTCTATACCTCTGAATACCGCGTCTCTTTTAGAGAAGAAGAAACACCCGGCTTGCGATATCCGTGAATCGATCAGGATGAACATCAATATGATCATTAAAACGCACTTCCGGGAATACCGGTATAATCAATCCTATGGTTGCCTGATCTGGAACCAGGATTATAGTACGGTAACCAATATCTCAAAGTGGCTTGAAGATTTGCGCAGTTCCGTGGTAGATTCAATAGAATCGAATGAACCGAGGATAAGTAAAACGGAGGTAAAAATTGACCTGGAAGAGGCAGAGGTTTTTGAACGGTTCAAAGGACAGCCGTTAAGACTCAAGCACAAGCTGACCCTTGAAATCAGGGGCGTGATATCACACCTGAATGAACCTTTTGAGCATTTTGAATTCCTGTTTTTCAGTCCCCTCTCCGTAGCCTGA
- a CDS encoding PAAR domain-containing protein: MGKPAARVGDMHTCPMQTPGVPPIPHVGGPILPPGCPTVLIGGQPAARMGDMATCVGPPDSILMGSATVLIGGQPAARMGDSTAHGGVIMAGFPQVLIGG, encoded by the coding sequence ATGGGAAAACCAGCAGCACGGGTAGGTGACATGCACACCTGCCCGATGCAGACACCCGGAGTTCCGCCGATTCCGCATGTGGGAGGGCCGATTCTGCCTCCCGGTTGCCCGACGGTGTTGATCGGCGGCCAACCCGCAGCCCGTATGGGCGATATGGCAACCTGTGTAGGCCCGCCTGATTCCATTCTAATGGGATCAGCCACTGTCCTCATCGGTGGCCAGCCTGCCGCCCGCATGGGCGATTCCACCGCCCACGGTGGAGTAATCATGGCAGGGTTCCCACAGGTATTGATTGGGGGCTGA
- a CDS encoding FHA domain-containing serine/threonine-protein kinase encodes MLQTLKLQSGQNLSLSSGNYFIDSEIGKGGFGSVYKGVKDNRYFAIKVNRLWEMLPEDREEIKKRIKLEYEISHGIQSSHVVHAYSYDEINENPVLVMDFCPDGNLREKIGKPYNTEELNSLALQILQGISSLHFFNIIHRDIKPENILFNKDVALLTDFGIAANLKGRLTKTDIRGHALKVFATMTYSPPEQSQKSQSFKSTGPTTDIFSFGVILFELITQGSLPFGNLDEFKDDSKAIEDRKTEGKWDVDKLAACIGTGYWFKIIQRCLFPDPKIRFQTIDEIIALLDSNMDQETFIKQTVWKIQVVEGTDNGKEFNLTNLMKFKQKNMLTMGRMDAGDPFINDIGIREEGNKTFISSRHATFEYVKAENRPQWYLRDGQWYAIDGIPSWNPSRNGLYVNEIQIDKNGVLLKNNDVIRMGKSLLRFYGD; translated from the coding sequence ATGCTTCAGACGCTTAAATTACAATCGGGGCAAAATCTCTCTTTGTCATCCGGCAATTATTTCATCGATTCTGAAATTGGCAAGGGCGGATTCGGAAGCGTATACAAGGGTGTTAAAGACAACCGTTACTTTGCCATTAAAGTTAACCGGTTATGGGAGATGCTACCTGAAGACAGGGAGGAAATTAAAAAACGGATTAAGCTGGAATACGAGATAAGTCACGGTATCCAGTCTTCACATGTGGTGCACGCCTATAGTTATGACGAAATCAATGAAAATCCGGTACTGGTTATGGATTTCTGTCCTGATGGCAACCTTCGTGAGAAAATCGGAAAACCATACAACACTGAAGAACTAAACAGCCTCGCCCTGCAGATACTCCAGGGCATAAGCAGTCTCCATTTTTTCAATATCATACACAGGGATATTAAACCGGAAAACATCCTGTTCAATAAAGATGTCGCTTTACTTACCGATTTCGGAATTGCGGCAAACCTTAAGGGCCGGCTGACAAAAACCGATATCAGGGGTCACGCTCTCAAGGTTTTTGCCACCATGACCTATTCACCGCCCGAACAAAGCCAGAAATCGCAATCCTTTAAATCAACGGGTCCCACAACGGACATTTTTTCCTTTGGCGTTATCCTGTTTGAATTGATCACACAGGGAAGTTTACCCTTTGGAAATCTTGATGAGTTTAAAGACGATTCCAAAGCCATTGAAGACAGGAAGACCGAAGGGAAATGGGATGTCGATAAACTGGCAGCCTGTATTGGCACAGGTTACTGGTTTAAAATCATCCAGCGATGCCTGTTCCCTGATCCGAAGATCAGGTTTCAAACCATTGATGAAATCATTGCCCTGCTGGATTCCAATATGGACCAGGAAACTTTTATCAAACAAACAGTCTGGAAGATCCAGGTTGTGGAGGGCACGGATAATGGGAAGGAGTTTAACCTGACCAACCTGATGAAATTCAAGCAGAAGAATATGCTGACAATGGGCAGGATGGATGCCGGGGACCCGTTCATCAACGATATCGGCATCAGGGAGGAAGGAAATAAAACCTTCATAAGCAGCCGGCATGCCACTTTCGAATATGTTAAGGCAGAAAACAGGCCCCAGTGGTATTTGCGCGACGGGCAGTGGTATGCAATCGACGGAATTCCATCCTGGAATCCTTCGAGGAACGGCTTATATGTGAATGAAATACAGATTGATAAAAATGGTGTTCTGCTGAAAAATAACGATGTGATACGGATGGGTAAAAGTTTGCTGAGGTTTTATGGAGATTGA
- a CDS encoding protein phosphatase 2C domain-containing protein translates to MKISVYGETNVGRQRDHNEDSFGIFCHCNTTGFELNDQQIELAQQEAILFMVADGMGGANAGEIASSIAVQKVGSRFKTHKDALKDTGQIQKFLFSVIADAHSAILKKARNDESLKGMGTTIILGYITGHSLYLAWAGDSRIYHFNTSWGVSLRPFSDDHSLVWSKVRKGEMTPEEARNSSESNLILNAVGDPLQKPAPDFKSVILQTGDRLVMCSDGMNSMLSDSGIQQLIEFSSSTKETCKSLIKAACNAGGRDNVTVIVVDILDAPKPTKEVVTRKQKNRRRIWPFFVILLLVMLVYAGTRYNIEIRNFITEKVKPFLTQLIHPGSSLLPVNDSLSATVNTDNIVAGFDRSPKDTNRIKTDLEFEFYRIRHLTDQLETYMSEHEEAGISPADQASFDKLFVRLDSLRNLVANVADTSGNGILSLNKPGKALKMLEPLKNSVDRLKITGDKLMNHPK, encoded by the coding sequence ATGAAAATTTCGGTTTATGGCGAAACCAATGTCGGCAGGCAAAGGGATCATAATGAGGATTCTTTCGGCATATTCTGCCATTGTAACACTACAGGGTTTGAGTTGAACGACCAACAAATTGAACTCGCTCAACAGGAAGCCATACTGTTTATGGTTGCTGATGGGATGGGGGGCGCCAACGCCGGCGAGATCGCCTCGTCAATTGCCGTTCAAAAGGTGGGTAGCCGGTTTAAGACTCATAAGGATGCATTGAAAGATACTGGCCAGATTCAGAAATTCCTGTTTTCAGTGATTGCTGATGCTCATTCGGCCATATTAAAAAAGGCCAGGAACGATGAGTCGCTGAAAGGCATGGGCACCACAATCATATTGGGTTATATAACCGGCCATTCCCTGTATTTAGCCTGGGCAGGCGATAGCCGTATTTATCATTTCAATACTTCATGGGGTGTAAGTCTAAGGCCTTTTTCAGATGACCACTCACTGGTTTGGAGCAAGGTGAGAAAAGGTGAAATGACTCCCGAAGAAGCACGGAACAGCAGCGAGAGCAATTTAATCCTGAATGCAGTGGGTGATCCGTTACAGAAACCGGCTCCCGATTTCAAATCAGTTATTTTGCAAACCGGAGACAGGCTTGTTATGTGCAGCGACGGAATGAATTCGATGTTAAGCGACTCGGGAATTCAACAACTTATTGAATTCTCTTCCAGTACAAAGGAAACCTGTAAATCGCTCATTAAAGCAGCCTGCAACGCCGGCGGAAGAGATAATGTCACAGTAATTGTAGTTGATATTCTCGATGCACCGAAACCGACAAAAGAAGTGGTTACACGAAAGCAGAAAAACAGGAGGAGAATCTGGCCTTTTTTTGTCATTCTTTTGCTTGTGATGCTGGTTTATGCAGGAACCAGGTACAATATTGAAATTAGGAATTTTATTACTGAAAAGGTTAAACCGTTCCTCACACAATTAATTCATCCCGGCTCTTCACTATTACCGGTTAACGACAGCCTTTCTGCCACTGTGAACACTGATAATATCGTCGCTGGATTTGATCGCTCCCCGAAAGATACAAACAGGATTAAAACTGACCTGGAATTTGAGTTTTACAGGATCCGCCATCTAACCGATCAACTGGAAACGTACATGTCGGAACATGAGGAAGCCGGTATCTCACCCGCTGACCAGGCCTCATTTGATAAGTTGTTTGTCAGGCTTGACAGTCTTCGTAATCTAGTAGCCAATGTTGCTGATACTTCGGGGAACGGTATCCTGTCGCTTAATAAACCCGGAAAAGCTTTAAAAATGCTTGAACCACTGAAAAATTCAGTGGACAGATTAAAAATCACCGGAGACAAATTAATGAATCATCCGAAATAA
- a CDS encoding phage baseplate assembly protein V, translating into MLQQVELTVKIGGNTISPVISCSINQEINWHHQFEVIYVADFYKEKYNSILNKIRDFIGSEIEITFETIENGKNNVHNRFYGLVTQARLNRTSEGQKEIHLAGFSPTILIDGRPCCRSFTGRLLSEIVQATHDQVPQNDLKLNSNPSYRTDIPYIVQYNESNFEFLNRIAEKYGEWCYYNGSELIFGTLSKSKSIDVFVDNNLQDFNFAFNLKNYGFKAITYDYLENESWIKESKDIAVNDLDARGDHAKSVSEKKFKQENILFSSGLYAKESDFKDFFETRRIADTRSLISNEGQSTLPDINVGSVIKIKSQNDQEDDFGEFIITSVKHIIDTERKYKNYFTAIPKSINKPPLNNRVKLPACEMQPAVISSNDDPENLGRVKARFFWDDHSETPWLRVLNPHGGKSDKNDQHGFYFIPEINDEVMIGFEGNDPDKPFVMGSVYHKNSKPDHWYHSQNNTKSIRTRNGNQILFIDEDGKEEIRILNKDDGSPKNEISLSMDNKGKITIKTEGELEISADSIKISAKSDIQIDSGKGTKLTATDHTINASKGVNIKGQQMDINGTQTDIKATTLKINGSAQTEISGAMVKVAGSGITEVTGGLVKIN; encoded by the coding sequence TTGCTACAGCAAGTCGAGCTAACCGTCAAAATCGGGGGAAATACGATTTCCCCCGTTATTTCCTGTTCAATAAACCAGGAAATCAACTGGCATCACCAGTTCGAGGTGATCTATGTTGCCGATTTCTACAAAGAGAAATACAATTCAATCCTGAATAAAATCCGGGATTTTATCGGCTCGGAAATTGAAATCACTTTTGAAACCATTGAAAACGGAAAAAACAATGTACACAACCGGTTTTATGGTCTTGTAACCCAGGCAAGACTTAACCGTACCTCAGAGGGACAAAAGGAAATTCATCTCGCCGGTTTCAGTCCGACCATACTTATAGATGGAAGGCCCTGCTGCAGGTCATTTACCGGCAGATTGCTCAGTGAAATAGTACAGGCCACTCACGACCAGGTACCCCAAAACGACCTGAAACTGAACTCTAATCCTTCTTACCGCACAGACATTCCTTATATTGTCCAGTATAATGAATCAAACTTTGAATTTCTTAACCGCATTGCTGAAAAATATGGCGAATGGTGCTATTATAACGGAAGTGAACTGATATTTGGCACCCTGAGTAAATCCAAATCAATTGACGTTTTTGTTGATAATAACCTGCAGGATTTCAATTTTGCCTTTAATTTGAAAAATTACGGTTTCAAGGCCATAACCTATGATTACCTTGAAAATGAGTCCTGGATTAAAGAAAGCAAGGACATTGCGGTTAATGACCTGGATGCCCGGGGAGATCATGCCAAATCGGTTTCCGAGAAAAAATTCAAACAGGAGAACATCCTGTTCTCATCCGGTTTGTATGCAAAAGAAAGCGATTTCAAGGATTTCTTTGAAACCCGCCGGATTGCCGACACCCGAAGCCTCATAAGCAATGAAGGCCAGAGTACTTTGCCTGATATTAACGTGGGTTCGGTTATCAAAATTAAAAGTCAGAATGACCAGGAAGATGATTTCGGTGAATTCATCATTACTTCAGTAAAGCACATTATTGACACCGAAAGGAAATATAAAAATTATTTCACAGCCATCCCAAAATCAATAAACAAACCACCGCTGAACAACAGGGTGAAACTCCCTGCATGTGAAATGCAACCTGCCGTTATCAGCAGTAATGATGACCCGGAGAACCTCGGGAGGGTCAAAGCCCGGTTCTTTTGGGATGACCATTCCGAAACACCATGGCTCAGGGTTTTAAATCCGCATGGAGGCAAATCGGATAAAAATGACCAGCACGGATTTTATTTTATTCCTGAAATTAACGATGAAGTTATGATAGGTTTTGAAGGAAATGACCCGGATAAACCTTTTGTAATGGGAAGTGTGTATCATAAAAACTCAAAACCCGACCACTGGTACCATTCACAAAACAATACGAAATCCATAAGAACCCGCAACGGGAATCAAATACTTTTTATTGACGAGGACGGAAAAGAAGAAATCCGGATTTTAAACAAGGACGACGGCTCCCCTAAAAATGAGATATCTCTTAGCATGGACAATAAAGGCAAGATCACAATCAAAACAGAAGGTGAACTTGAAATTTCTGCCGATTCAATTAAGATCTCTGCGAAAAGTGATATTCAGATTGATTCAGGTAAAGGAACCAAATTAACCGCTACCGATCATACAATCAACGCCAGTAAGGGAGTTAACATAAAAGGACAGCAGATGGATATTAACGGGACACAAACCGATATAAAGGCAACTACACTAAAGATCAACGGAAGCGCACAGACAGAAATCAGCGGTGCCATGGTTAAGGTGGCAGGAAGCGGAATTACGGAAGTCACCGGGGGACTTGTAAAGATCAATTAA
- a CDS encoding FHA domain-containing protein → MKNIFSFLGFKPKKPKTSTGRPEIRLPFSDGKSKKTMAGLQPERPAVNRPTQGAVGGILNCPQCQYPLRVEPSRSSPCPNCGFSGSKPENTVFNAGKTMAVSGLEEIEVQGLNELRFKLIDESNKSELKIQSEDPEVMLNRDYLDPGNMSISGEQHVIFKLKNRRILIQDVSSNGSTFIQVKEATPLVSGIRLVLGNKVCLFTIRNKEQKAASENTTKKMGGFDFKQQGADAGFELKDDKSGRTISFSESHVVVNRVNLDTGNNTISGSRHAEFTFENGNWFIHDLSSTGATFFQLTAESPLADNTKIIIGNKVYTFMYD, encoded by the coding sequence ATGAAAAATATCTTCAGCTTCCTTGGCTTTAAGCCTAAAAAACCGAAGACATCAACGGGTCGTCCTGAAATACGGCTTCCTTTCTCAGATGGTAAATCAAAAAAAACAATGGCCGGATTGCAGCCGGAAAGGCCCGCAGTCAACCGACCTACACAAGGCGCAGTAGGAGGAATTTTGAATTGCCCTCAATGTCAGTATCCTCTTCGCGTGGAACCATCAAGATCTTCTCCGTGTCCTAATTGCGGCTTTTCCGGATCAAAACCTGAAAATACGGTATTTAACGCCGGAAAAACAATGGCTGTGAGCGGACTGGAAGAAATTGAAGTCCAGGGACTGAACGAATTGCGGTTTAAACTCATCGATGAATCCAATAAGAGTGAACTCAAGATCCAATCAGAAGATCCGGAGGTGATGCTGAACCGTGATTACCTCGATCCCGGAAACATGAGCATATCTGGTGAACAGCATGTTATTTTCAAATTAAAAAATCGCCGGATCCTGATTCAGGATGTCAGTTCCAACGGTTCTACATTTATCCAGGTTAAGGAAGCCACGCCTTTGGTTTCCGGTATTCGCCTGGTACTTGGAAACAAAGTATGCCTGTTTACAATACGCAATAAAGAACAGAAAGCTGCTTCAGAAAATACAACAAAGAAAATGGGGGGCTTTGATTTCAAACAACAGGGAGCTGATGCCGGCTTTGAGCTGAAGGATGACAAAAGCGGCAGGACCATTTCATTTTCTGAATCGCATGTGGTTGTGAACCGTGTGAACCTTGACACGGGAAATAACACGATTTCAGGATCACGTCATGCTGAATTTACTTTTGAGAACGGGAACTGGTTTATTCACGATCTCAGCTCAACAGGGGCAACTTTTTTTCAGTTGACTGCTGAATCCCCCCTTGCAGATAACACTAAAATTATAATCGGAAATAAGGTATACACTTTTATGTATGACTGA